The genomic interval AAAAACATTTAGGGATGCAAGCCATGAACTCCTTGATAATGAATCAATCTTAATTGGGGTAAAAAGAGGAGAGGAAACGAAATTAAATCCGCCTCTAACTTATCAAATTCAAGCCAATGATTCCTTAATTGTTTATACTCATTAAGCAAAAGCCACTCATCGTATCAAAAGGTGTTTCCCTTTTGGTCGTTGAGTGGCTTTTTAGCCGTTCATGATATTCAAATAAGTTTTTCCTCAAGTTCTTTGACAAGTGCTTTTCCTTTGTCAATATATTCGTCACTTATGGAAGCATCTTTATCCTGCGGCTCCTGGAATTGATTAAATGAGGCACTAAAATTCCCATTTCTTGCATGGTCATCTAATCCTATTTGATATTTATGTGCCAAAAGATATGGTGTACCTATTTGAACCGTTGTATTGTGAGAATCAAGTTGTCCATCAATTGCCTTAAAAGGAATTCTTAAAAAATGATAGCCAGCATCTGAATCCATTTTATAATCAAAAGAGCCATGATCATATTCCCAATTACCACCGATTGAGTAGCCAATCGGTTTTAATGTTTGCTCAAGTTCATATAACTCATACGATTTTCCGTCTAACTGTGAAGGAATGTCAATCATTTTATAACCCCCTTTTTATTGTTAGATTTTCCTAATGACGAAAAAACATTCTCAAGGAAATAAAGGTTTATATATTTACATTAATTGAAAATGAAAAAAGAGACTGACAATGAAGCCAGTCCCTCTCTTTTCAAAATTATTTTTCTAAGCGTTTTTCAAGCTCAGCTTTTTTCTCTTCAAATCCTGGTTTACCAAGTAAAGCAAACATATTTACTTTGTATGCTTCAACACCTGGTTGGTCAAATGGATTTACACCTAGTAAATAACCGCTCATTGCACATGCCTTTTCGAAGAAATACACTAAATAGCCAAATGTATATTCATCCATTTCAGGAATTGATACAACTAAGTTAGGCACTCCGCCATCGGTATGAGCTAACATTGTCCCTTGGAATGCTTTTTTATTTACAAAATCAACTGATTTACCTGCTAAATAATTTAATCCATCTAAATCATTTGCCTCTTCTTCAACAAGTAACTCGTGACGAGAATTTTCTACATTAATAACGGTTTCGAAAATGTCACGGCGTCCTTCCTGTACATATTGTCCTAATGAGTGCAAATCAGTTGAGAAGTTTGCTGATGATGGATAGATTCCTTTTTGGTCCTTCCCTTCACTTTCACCGAATAATTGTTTCCACCATTCAGAGAAATATTGAAGTCCTGGCTCATAGTTGATTAGCATTTCAATTGTTTTACCTTTGTTGTATAAAACATTACGTACCGCAGCATATTGGTATGCTGCGTTTTCATCTAATTCAGCTTTACCAAAGTCAACGCTTGCAGCAGCAGCACCTTTCATCATTGCTTCAATATCAACACCTGTCACTGCAATCGGTAATAATCCAACTGCTGTTAATACTGAATAACGGCCGCCAACATCATCTGGAATAATAAATGACTCGTAGCCCTCTTCTGTTGCAAGAGTTTTTAATGCTCCGCGAGCTTTATCAGTTGTCGCATAAATACGATGCTTTGCTTCTTGTGCTCCATACTTTTCAATTAAAAGCTTTCTGAAAAGACGGAAAGCTAAAGCAGGCTCAGTTGTTGTTCCTGATTTAGAAATAACGTTAATAGAAAAGTCTTTTCCTTCTAGTAAATCTTGAACATCTTTCATATATGTAGAACTAATATTGTTTCCAACAAAAATGACTTGTGGTGTCTTTCTTTGCTCTTTCGCTAATGAGTTATAAAAAGAATGATTAAGCATTTCAATTGCTGCACGTGCTCCTAAGTATGAACCACCAATTCCAATTACAAGAAGAACATCTGAATCAGATTTGATTTTTTCAGCGCTCTTTTGTATACGGGCAAACTCTTCTTTATCATAGTTTGTTGGAAGATCGACCCAACCTAAAAAATCACTGCCAGCACCTGTTTGCTCATGTATAGATTGATGTGCAGCTTTCACAAAGTCACGTAAGTATGTAATTTCATGTTCGTTAAAAAAAGTTAAAGCATTTGAGTAATCAAAACGTACATGTGTCATAACATTTTCTCCTCCATTACTTATCAAATAATAATGTACTACTAACACTTTATCTAAACTGTTCTTGTAAATCAAGCTAGGGTAAATTTGTAAGCGTAACCAATACCGTATTTTATTTTCGACATAATTCTTTTAAAAAACACGGAGGAAAAATGACATTCATACTCCGTGTTTTTCTATTTATAAGGAAGCCGTTAATATTGCTGTTACATCCTCTTTATTAAGTGCTTTAAAGTTTCCAAATTCACCGTATACCATCGCTTTATCTGCCATTAACTCGATATTTTCATTCCCAATGTTGTAGTCTTGTAATCGACTTGGCGCACCGATGCTATTCCAGAATTCACGTAGTTTTTCAATTCCCTCTAATGCAATGGTTCTGTCATCTTTGCCACTAGGATCCACTTGAAAGACATTTACAGCTAATTGTACAAATCTAGATACATTTTCATCTAATGTATGCTTCATCCAATGTGGGAAAATGATCGCTAATCCGCCGCCATGTGGAATGTCGTATACAGCTGATACGGCGTGTTCAATATTATGTGTAGCCCAGTCTCCATGATAGCCCATTGATAATTGGCCATTTAAGGCAATTGTTCCACAATAAAGAATCGTTTCACGGAGCTCATAGTTTTCAAGATTCTCTAATAACTTAGGTGCAGTTTCAATCACTGTTTTTAAAAGTGATTCACAAAAACGATCTTGTAATGGTGTATTTTTCGTATGATGAAAATAATGTTCAAAAACATGTGACATGATATCAACCATTCCATAGATAGTTTGGTTTTCGGGTACAGTAAAGGTGTTGGACGGATCTAAAATTGAAAATTTCGGATATGTAACTGGACTGCCCCATCCATATTTTTCTTTCGTTTCCCAATTTGTAATAACAGAGCCTGCATTCATCTCAGAACCTGTTGCTGCTATTGTTAACACAGTCCCGAACGGCAGAGCTTCAGTCGGAATATACTTTTTTGTAACAATATCCCAAGCATCCCCATTATATTTTGCACCTACAGAAATCGCTTTTGTACAATCAATGACACTGCCGCCGCCGACTGCTAAAATAAACTCGATATTTTCTGTCTTGCATATTTCCACACCACGATGTACTGTTGATAATCTCGGATTTGGTTCAACTCCTGATAATTCAACATATTCAACATTGATTTTTTTAAATAGGTTAACAACTTGATCATAGAGACCATTTTGTTTAATACTTCCTCCGCCATAAACAAGCAATACTTTTTTTCCGTATTTCGGGATCTCAGTCTCTAATTGCTCGACCTGTCCTTTCCCAAAGATTAATTGTGTCGGGTTATAGTATGTAAAGTTTTCCAATTCATATCGCCTCCCATAGTTAGATTATGTACATTTAAAAATTGAATGTAAAGGAAAGCGAATTTCCAATAATTTTCACATATAGTTTTCCGATATTTTCACAACCTAATGGTGTAGTCATTAATTAAGGAGGTTACAAAATGAGTGGAATTCAACGTATTGCACTGCTACTTACCATCATTGGTGCTATCAACTGGGGACTTATTGGATTTTTCGGATTCAATTTAGTAGCTGCCATTTTTGGTGACGATACAGCATTATCAAGAATTATATACGGGTTAGTGGGAATAGCAGGTTTAATTAACCTAGGTTTACTATTTAAGCCTTCAGAAGAAGTTGCTAGAGAACCACGTCCAGAAGCGCGATAAATTTTTAAAGAGGCTAATAATAATGTTAGCTTCTTTTTTTACAAAAAAAAGGATGGGAATCTTACTTCCCATCCTTTTTATCATTATTTTTTAATTTCTTCGCGTTTTGATTGTTCGATCCACTCTTCAAGTTTATCTTTTAATGTATTAAAACCTTGTGGAGTTTCTGTTTCAGTTTTAACTGTTGCTTGACGTTTTTTAGGTTTTCTTTGTACTGCTTCTTTCTTTTCTTCAACAGGTGCTTCTTGAGTTGCACGAATTGATAAACTGATTTTTCCTGAGTTTTCGTCAATTGAAAGAACTTTAACTTGTACTTCATCATTAAGTTTTAAATGTTCGTTTACATCTTTAACAAAACCATGAGTAATTTCAGAAATGTGAACTAATCCTTGTGTTTCTTCGTCAAGAGCTACGAACGCACCGTAAGCTTGAATCCCTGTTACTTTACCTGTATGAACACTACCAACTTCGTATTTTGTTGTCATAATAACACTCCTAATTTCTTATATTTAAATGTCCTTTTATACGCAATAAAAAATTATACCACATCTTTACGTATTTATCAAAAATAAAATATGCTCTCATAATTAGTATACCCAAAAAAGCAACGGATGAAGCCGCTGCTATTAAAGTGGTTTATATTCAATCTTTGGGTAGCCATTTTCCAATTTCATACGAAAAGTAACCATGTCACCATTCTCTATCATAAAGATGTGTTCAATCACTTCACCATCTTGCAGGTAGTTTGTGTTCACATTTGTGACCTCATTGGAAAGTGCTTGAAAGTCAAATGCTGATTCTTTCATTTCTATTTGAAACGCTTCTAGTTCAGGAAGCTTTCCATTCTCTCTATCTGTGGAAAGTTTATAAGCTGTTTCATAATCACCTTTTTCAATTGCATACATATATATTCTTGCAACAGCCATTTCGATTGTATTCATCCCGGCATAAGGCTGTGTATAAATCGCCAAGTCACCACTTTCTTTAAACATTTCATACCTAGTGACCATCTCTTTCGTAATTGGCAATAAATTAGTTTGAATGGCATATACATCACTTTTTGGCTTTAACTCGCCTGAAACTTCAATCTTTGTTTTGACTATTTCATCTGTATAGTAGAAATGTGCTCCCTCAAGCTTTTGATAAAAATCTTTGACTATTTTGGCTGTTTCAGAAAACTTATTTTCATTTAGTAATGACTCAAAATCCGCTTTTACTTCAGCTTTTATTTTGCCATCTTCCGTTGTGATCGAAGTGTTGTTCGTGCCTTTTAAATAGAAGTTCAAGTATAAAGCGTACTGCTCTTTTAATTCTTCTCCTTTCGATGACGTTGGATTATTTAGAACAAAATTTTCAATTTCTAGTAATCGTTCACCTAAATTTTTATGACTAATAGAGAGCGCTCCGTCTAACAAAGCTTTCTTCTCTGATTTGATTTTCAAGTATACTTTCGCATCTTCATCTAAGGAATGTAATTGGTTATGAATCGTTGAATAATCTGGTCCGAAATTTATAGAACCTTCTCCCTCATGAAAGAATGCATAACCATAAGAATGTAAGGCTTTTATTAATTCGCTATATTCTTGATTATCTGTTACGATTGTTCCGGCATTTAATTCATCGACATATGATTCAATATCGGTTACTGTTGATTGGTTTTCCAAATACAATTGATCCCATTTTTCATAAAACAGTTCATGCAGCATGTCTAGTTTATCAAGATAATCATATAGTTGATCCGCACGAATCGTTTCATCATTTGCGGCTGTTTCTTGTAATAAGGCAAATTCTTCTTGTGGCATTGATACTCGATAAGAAATGATTCCCTTTACTTTTTCCATGTAAGATGTAAGCTCTTCTTGTGAAGCATAATTTTCTCTTTCCTCAAACTTCTCAACAGCATTTTTTGCTTCTTGTACAAAGCCATACTGCTCAACATCTTCAAAATCCAACTTCTCTTTAAGCTCATCTAGTTTACGTTCATAATAGCCGCGAGTTTCATTTATTGCTGCTTCTATATTTTCATCTGTAACGGGGTGATTGATTATTTCTTCGTTAGGTGTTGTTGATTCACCACTAGTCCCGTCTTTTGAATTTGTTAAAAATTGTGCACCTAAAATTCCACCGATAAGAAGAACCCCAATAAATGATGCAATATATGGAAGTTGGAAAAATATACGGATTTTATGTGGTTTTTCATTTTTTTTCACAACATTGATTATTTTCTCAGGTGAGGAAATAGTTGAGATATGTTCATAGGAATTCTTTAAACTTTGCATTTTTTCTTCAAATAATTTGTCATCCATGTATGTCACCTTCCTTCCTGCTAAGTTCTTCCAACATTTTCTTTAGCATTGTCTTTCCCCGTAATAATCTCGTTTTGACTGTAGATAATGAAATCGACATAATTTCAGCGATTTCATCGTATTTCTTGTCATGAAAATAATATAAGACAATTGGTATTCGGTATTTTTCATCAAGTTTTTGAATGGCGATGTGAAGAATACGATCCTCTTCATTTCGCAGCACTTTAGCCTCTATTTCGGGATAATCATGATTGCGAACATCTTGTTGAATTTTAAAAACCTTTCGCAGGTTTGATTGACGTTTTCTTGCAAAGTCCCTTGTTACATTTAAGGTGATTTTATATAACCATGTTGAAAATTTTGCCTGCGAAAATTGGTCAAGAAAGCGA from Metabacillus sediminilitoris carries:
- a CDS encoding YugN-like family protein; translation: MIDIPSQLDGKSYELYELEQTLKPIGYSIGGNWEYDHGSFDYKMDSDAGYHFLRIPFKAIDGQLDSHNTTVQIGTPYLLAHKYQIGLDDHARNGNFSASFNQFQEPQDKDASISDEYIDKGKALVKELEEKLI
- a CDS encoding DUF378 domain-containing protein, whose product is MSGIQRIALLLTIIGAINWGLIGFFGFNLVAAIFGDDTALSRIIYGLVGIAGLINLGLLFKPSEEVAREPRPEAR
- the yugI gene encoding S1 domain-containing post-transcriptional regulator GSP13; its protein translation is MTTKYEVGSVHTGKVTGIQAYGAFVALDEETQGLVHISEITHGFVKDVNEHLKLNDEVQVKVLSIDENSGKISLSIRATQEAPVEEKKEAVQRKPKKRQATVKTETETPQGFNTLKDKLEEWIEQSKREEIKK
- a CDS encoding RNA polymerase sigma factor, with product MTEDELIKKAKQGNMNAFGQLVEIHYPIVEKFAYQLGNRHEEIEDITQEVFIRVYRFLDQFSQAKFSTWLYKITLNVTRDFARKRQSNLRKVFKIQQDVRNHDYPEIEAKVLRNEEDRILHIAIQKLDEKYRIPIVLYYFHDKKYDEIAEIMSISLSTVKTRLLRGKTMLKKMLEELSRKEGDIHG
- a CDS encoding glucose-6-phosphate isomerase, yielding MTHVRFDYSNALTFFNEHEITYLRDFVKAAHQSIHEQTGAGSDFLGWVDLPTNYDKEEFARIQKSAEKIKSDSDVLLVIGIGGSYLGARAAIEMLNHSFYNSLAKEQRKTPQVIFVGNNISSTYMKDVQDLLEGKDFSINVISKSGTTTEPALAFRLFRKLLIEKYGAQEAKHRIYATTDKARGALKTLATEEGYESFIIPDDVGGRYSVLTAVGLLPIAVTGVDIEAMMKGAAAASVDFGKAELDENAAYQYAAVRNVLYNKGKTIEMLINYEPGLQYFSEWWKQLFGESEGKDQKGIYPSSANFSTDLHSLGQYVQEGRRDIFETVINVENSRHELLVEEEANDLDGLNYLAGKSVDFVNKKAFQGTMLAHTDGGVPNLVVSIPEMDEYTFGYLVYFFEKACAMSGYLLGVNPFDQPGVEAYKVNMFALLGKPGFEEKKAELEKRLEK
- a CDS encoding iron-containing alcohol dehydrogenase → MENFTYYNPTQLIFGKGQVEQLETEIPKYGKKVLLVYGGGSIKQNGLYDQVVNLFKKINVEYVELSGVEPNPRLSTVHRGVEICKTENIEFILAVGGGSVIDCTKAISVGAKYNGDAWDIVTKKYIPTEALPFGTVLTIAATGSEMNAGSVITNWETKEKYGWGSPVTYPKFSILDPSNTFTVPENQTIYGMVDIMSHVFEHYFHHTKNTPLQDRFCESLLKTVIETAPKLLENLENYELRETILYCGTIALNGQLSMGYHGDWATHNIEHAVSAVYDIPHGGGLAIIFPHWMKHTLDENVSRFVQLAVNVFQVDPSGKDDRTIALEGIEKLREFWNSIGAPSRLQDYNIGNENIELMADKAMVYGEFGNFKALNKEDVTAILTASL